The following are from one region of the Plutella xylostella chromosome 21, ilPluXylo3.1, whole genome shotgun sequence genome:
- the LOC105398388 gene encoding zinc finger protein ZFP2 isoform X1, which produces MVDLKACRVCLATDVKIHSLRGYPLEAYFEAIVGMNPLYFADLPLYACYECAALIKKYNIFREKCLKGQTVLYTILQKHGQITLDNIKELDREKLNLSSNYNQFLLFKDELLVQGTDLESETHVKQETANENLELLENFLPLTEPHNLEFDVDVDVQVKLLKTEDDYADLPSLGPDSTDDDEPLATHKSLKEKSVKKDKKKKVKKDGKKKKKEPITKLEELDLSQEIFDEINGEVELPILPTEALEPEVKKAKRGRPRKTEAKTVEPKAKTRRTTNTGGVAADEADLEEYVNVIKLSVEEQIAEITSRQQSSNYLNAPFQCSLCYKGFIDTHAWKHHVGKHGPSAGDVECPICKFRFKTKRALQKHAANHEKKYACKSCPYVSKTTTQAKQHHRWHKGVTYKCQYCDEVSTKWTSYLSHVRIKHPSEFICGVCGYSFVSKLGLTMHKSMMHKDVIAQEEAQGADTGGPYCELCSVQFTSAQAWKRHMVTSVKHTQATHFNNGCRVCGESFKSPEELRIHHRKEHARKRPKNYGKKPPIMTWPSKCEHCEEEIPNAREYWTHFRRAHPDRQYPIQKSYICEICGKSFRGNAFLVYHKRTHFEERAYKCAQCPKAFFNRTNLQMHEKTHSDRRPYPCTVCFKAFKCKGALDRHFRSHTGVKPYTCEFCGKSFGQSNSRKLHVRTVHLRQPAPYVSRARQERRRT; this is translated from the exons ATGGTAGATTTAAAAGCCTGTAGAGTGTGCCTCGCCACCGATGTGAAGATACATAGCTTACGAGGATATCCACTTGAAGCTTATTTTGAGGCTATCGTTGGCATGAAT ccCCTGTATTTTGCTGATTTACCACTGTACGCCTGCTATGAATGTGCAGCACTCATAAAAAAGTACAATATCTTCAGAGAAAAATGTTTGAAGGGTCAAACTGTTTTGTATACTATACTGCAGAAACATGGCCAA atAACATTAGACAACATTAAAGAACTTGATAGAGAAAAACTCAATCTTTCTTCCAATTATAATCAGTTCCTTTTATTCAAAGATGAGTTGCTTGTACAGGGTACTGACTTGGAATCTGAAACTCATGTCAAACAGGAAACTGCTAATGAAAACTTGGAATTGTTAGAAAACTTCCTTCCTCTGACCGAGCCCCACAATCTTGAGTTTGATGTGGACGTAGATGTACAAGTGAAGCTTCTGAAGACTGAAGATGACTATGCAGACTTGCCATCATTAGGGCCAGACTCCacagatgatgatgaaccaCTCGCCACACACAAAAGCCTTAAAGAGAAATCTGTTAAGAAagacaagaagaagaaagtgaaaaaagatggtaagaaaaagaagaaagaaccCATTACTAAACTGGAAGAATTAGATTTGTCTCAGGAGATATTTGATGAAATTAAT gGTGAAGTGGAGTTGCCAATTTTGCCAACAGAAGCCTTAGAGCCTGAAGTAAAGAAGGCCAAGAGAGGGCGTCCAAGAAAGACTGAGGCCAAGACTGTGGAGCCCAAAGCTAAGACTCGGCGGACCACCAACACCGGCGGCGTGGCGGCTGATGAAGCTGACTTGGAGGAAtatgttaatgttattaaattatcg GTAGAGGAGCAAATAGCAGAGATAACCTCGCGGCAGCAGTCGTCCAACTACCTGAACGCCCCGTTCCAGTGCAGCCTGTGCTACAAGGGGTTCATAGACACGCACGCCTGGAAGCATCATGTGGGGAAACATGGGCCT AGCGCGGGCGACGTGGAGTGTCCCATCTGCAAGTTCCGCTTCAAGACGAAGCGCGCGCTTCAGAAGCACGCCGCCAACCACGAGAAGAAGTACGCGTGCAAGTCCTGTCCCTACGTGTCCAAGACCAC GACTCAAGCAAAGCAACATCATAGGTGGCATAAAGGTGTCACGTACAAATGTCAATACTGTGACGAAGTTTCTAC CAAATGGACCTCCTACCTCAGCCACGTGCGCATCAAGCACCCGTCAGAGTTCATATGCGGCGTCTGCGGGTACTCGTTCGTGAGCAAACTGGGACTTACTATGCACAAGAGCATGATGCATAAGGATGTCATT GCTCAAGAAGAGGCACAAGGCGCCGACACGGGCGGCCCGTACTGCGAGCTGTGCTCCGTGCAGTTCACGTCCGCGCAGGCGTGGAAGCGACACATGGTCACGTCCGTCAAGCACACGCAGGCCACGCACTTCAA TAATGGCTGTCGAGTCTGCGGTGAAAGTTTCAAATCTCCGGAAGAGTTGAGAATTCACCATAGAAAGGAACATGCGAGGAAACGACCGAAGAACTACGGCAAGAAGCCTCCCATCATGACGTGGCCTTCTAAGTGTgaacat TGTGAGGAAGAGATCCCGAACGCGCGCGAGTACTGGACTCACTTCCGGCGCGCACACCCGGACCGGCAGTACCCCATACAGAAGAGCTACATCTGCGAGATCTGCGGCAAGAGCTTCCGA GGCAACGCGTTCCTAGTCTACCACAAGAGAACGCACTTCGAGGAACGCGCTTACAAATGCGCTCAGTGCCCGAAGGCGTTCTTCAACCGCACCAACCTGCAGATGCACGAGAAAACACACAGTGATCGCCGCCCGTACCCCTGCACTGTTTGTTTTAAGGCTTTCAAGTGTAAAGGAGCTTTGGATCGACATTTTAGG AGTCACACTGGCGTGAAACCCTATACCTGCGAATTCTGTGGCAAATCGTTCGGCCAGTCCAACAGTCGCAAGCTACACGTGAGGACGGTGCACCTGAGGCAACCCGCGCCCTACGTGAGCCGCGCGAGGCAGGAGCGACGCCGCACGTAG
- the LOC105398390 gene encoding omega-amidase NIT2 isoform X2 has product MAETDAVHPRFLIKPLPKIGALRIALVQLAVGSDKKKNIAEAVKQIHAAKQQGAQLVALPECFNSPYGTKYFNDYAEEVPGGETSLALSRAAAEAGVCVVGGTLPERCGDRLYNTCTVWDGCGKLLAQHRKMHLFDIDIPGKITFKESEALSPGDQFTTFDYEGVKIGIGICYDLRFSEMSHVLASKGCSLIIYPAAFNMTTGPKHWELLARARANDHQLYVALVSPARDTEASYVAWGHSTLVDPWGEVVGKLDENSGVLVCDVDLNKVEEVRNQIPIRSQRRTDLYDTITK; this is encoded by the exons CTCTGAGGATTGCACTGGTGCAGCTAGCTGTGGGTTCagataagaagaagaacatTGCGGAAGCCGTGAAGCAGATCCACGCAGCCAAGCAGCAGGGTGCCCAGCTCGTGGCCCTGCCCGAGTGCTTCAACTCTCCATATGGCACAA AGTACTTCAATGACTATGCAGAGGAGGTCCCCGGTGGTGAGACAAGCCTGGCACTCTCACGGGCTGCAGCGGAGGCGGGTGTGTGTGTAGTGGGAGGCACCCTGCCTGAGAGATGTGGGGACCGCCTGTATAACACATGCACTGTGTGGGATGGCTGTGGAAAACTACTTGCTCAGCATAGAAAG ATGCACCTGTTCGACATCGACATTCCTGGGAAGATCACATTCAAGGAGTCGGAGGCCCTGTCTCCGGGGGACCAGTTCACCACATTCGACTATGAAGGTGTGAAGATCGGCATTGGCATTTGCTACGATCTGCGCTTCTCTGAGATGTCTCATGTGCTGGCTAGCAAAG GTTGCTCCTTAATCATCTACCCGGCAGCGTTCAACATGACGACCGGGCCCAAGCACTGGGAGCTGCTAGCGAGGGCGCGCGCGAACGACCACCAGCTATACGTGGCCCTCGTGAGTCCGGCCAGAGATACTGAAGCTTCGTACGTAGCCTGGGGCCACAGTACGCTGGTTGACCCGTGGGGGGAAGTAGTGGGGAAGCTGGATGAGAATAGCGGGGTGCTGGTGTGTGATGTTG ATTTGAACAAAGTGGAAGAAGTGAGAAACCAAATACCGATACGGTCGCAAAGAAGAACTGACCTGTACGATACTATTACGAAGTAA
- the LOC105398388 gene encoding zinc finger protein 888 isoform X2 — protein MVDLKACRVCLATDVKIHSLRGYPLEAYFEAIVGMNPLYFADLPLYACYECAALIKKYNIFREKCLKGQTVLYTILQKHGQITLDNIKELDREKLNLSSNYNQFLLFKDELLVQGTDLESETHVKQETANENLELLENFLPLTEPHNLEFDVDVDVQVKLLKTEDDYADLPSLGPDSTDDDEPLATHKSLKEKSVKKDKKKKVKKDGKKKKKEPITKLEELDLSQEIFDEINGEVELPILPTEALEPEVKKAKRGRPRKTEAKTVEPKAKTRRTTNTGGVAADEADLEEYVNVIKLSVEEQIAEITSRQQSSNYLNAPFQCSLCYKGFIDTHAWKHHVGKHGPSAGDVECPICKFRFKTKRALQKHAANHEKKYACKSCPYVSKTTTQAKQHHRWHKGVTYKCQYCDEVSTKWTSYLSHVRIKHPSEFICGVCGYSFVSKLGLTMHKSMMHKDVIAQEEAQGADTGGPYCELCSVQFTSAQAWKRHMVTSVKHTQATHFNNGCRVCGESFKSPEELRIHHRKEHARKRPKNYGKKPPIMTWPSKCEHCEEEIPNAREYWTHFRRAHPDRQYPIQKSYICEICGKSFRGNAFLVYHKRTHFEERAYKCAQCPKAFFNRTNLQMHEKTHSDRRPYPCTVCFKAFKCKGALDRHFRQPADAREDAQRPPPAPVHRVLQGVQV, from the exons ATGGTAGATTTAAAAGCCTGTAGAGTGTGCCTCGCCACCGATGTGAAGATACATAGCTTACGAGGATATCCACTTGAAGCTTATTTTGAGGCTATCGTTGGCATGAAT ccCCTGTATTTTGCTGATTTACCACTGTACGCCTGCTATGAATGTGCAGCACTCATAAAAAAGTACAATATCTTCAGAGAAAAATGTTTGAAGGGTCAAACTGTTTTGTATACTATACTGCAGAAACATGGCCAA atAACATTAGACAACATTAAAGAACTTGATAGAGAAAAACTCAATCTTTCTTCCAATTATAATCAGTTCCTTTTATTCAAAGATGAGTTGCTTGTACAGGGTACTGACTTGGAATCTGAAACTCATGTCAAACAGGAAACTGCTAATGAAAACTTGGAATTGTTAGAAAACTTCCTTCCTCTGACCGAGCCCCACAATCTTGAGTTTGATGTGGACGTAGATGTACAAGTGAAGCTTCTGAAGACTGAAGATGACTATGCAGACTTGCCATCATTAGGGCCAGACTCCacagatgatgatgaaccaCTCGCCACACACAAAAGCCTTAAAGAGAAATCTGTTAAGAAagacaagaagaagaaagtgaaaaaagatggtaagaaaaagaagaaagaaccCATTACTAAACTGGAAGAATTAGATTTGTCTCAGGAGATATTTGATGAAATTAAT gGTGAAGTGGAGTTGCCAATTTTGCCAACAGAAGCCTTAGAGCCTGAAGTAAAGAAGGCCAAGAGAGGGCGTCCAAGAAAGACTGAGGCCAAGACTGTGGAGCCCAAAGCTAAGACTCGGCGGACCACCAACACCGGCGGCGTGGCGGCTGATGAAGCTGACTTGGAGGAAtatgttaatgttattaaattatcg GTAGAGGAGCAAATAGCAGAGATAACCTCGCGGCAGCAGTCGTCCAACTACCTGAACGCCCCGTTCCAGTGCAGCCTGTGCTACAAGGGGTTCATAGACACGCACGCCTGGAAGCATCATGTGGGGAAACATGGGCCT AGCGCGGGCGACGTGGAGTGTCCCATCTGCAAGTTCCGCTTCAAGACGAAGCGCGCGCTTCAGAAGCACGCCGCCAACCACGAGAAGAAGTACGCGTGCAAGTCCTGTCCCTACGTGTCCAAGACCAC GACTCAAGCAAAGCAACATCATAGGTGGCATAAAGGTGTCACGTACAAATGTCAATACTGTGACGAAGTTTCTAC CAAATGGACCTCCTACCTCAGCCACGTGCGCATCAAGCACCCGTCAGAGTTCATATGCGGCGTCTGCGGGTACTCGTTCGTGAGCAAACTGGGACTTACTATGCACAAGAGCATGATGCATAAGGATGTCATT GCTCAAGAAGAGGCACAAGGCGCCGACACGGGCGGCCCGTACTGCGAGCTGTGCTCCGTGCAGTTCACGTCCGCGCAGGCGTGGAAGCGACACATGGTCACGTCCGTCAAGCACACGCAGGCCACGCACTTCAA TAATGGCTGTCGAGTCTGCGGTGAAAGTTTCAAATCTCCGGAAGAGTTGAGAATTCACCATAGAAAGGAACATGCGAGGAAACGACCGAAGAACTACGGCAAGAAGCCTCCCATCATGACGTGGCCTTCTAAGTGTgaacat TGTGAGGAAGAGATCCCGAACGCGCGCGAGTACTGGACTCACTTCCGGCGCGCACACCCGGACCGGCAGTACCCCATACAGAAGAGCTACATCTGCGAGATCTGCGGCAAGAGCTTCCGA GGCAACGCGTTCCTAGTCTACCACAAGAGAACGCACTTCGAGGAACGCGCTTACAAATGCGCTCAGTGCCCGAAGGCGTTCTTCAACCGCACCAACCTGCAGATGCACGAGAAAACACACAGTGATCGCCGCCCGTACCCCTGCACTGTTTGTTTTAAGGCTTTCAAGTGTAAAGGAGCTTTGGATCGACATTTTAGG CAACCTGCAGATGCACGAGAAGACGCACAGCGACCGCCGCCCGCACCCGTGCACCGCGTGCTTCAAGGCGTTCAAGTGTAA
- the LOC105398389 gene encoding D-amino-acid oxidase, protein MVKIAVLGAGCMGLGAAVKIKESFPDAEVVIFSKEFSPDTTGDGSGGLWCPYLCGSTPIEKLSAWGGETYKLYHKLWLEGGCNICLLPFYSLRHNISKDPNFQETPFWAKDVFGFNLLSPKQLKYFNDLYSSDYVQGYTFTSFIVPPPIILPFLTKRFLKAGGRLVRATVTSLDHAMLDPYDVIVNCTGLNARTVVPDDKVFPIRGQILKVDAPWLHHAIIDADGDHYILPNYKSTVMGGTHQEHNYSTKVNDEDTAFIQNGCYKIVPALKNAKILENWAGLRPGRDTVRLEAEHRNGKLYIHNYGHGGSGLTLFWGCATDVVKILEQNLKNAKSTVISKL, encoded by the exons ATGGTGAAAATTGCTGTTTTGGGTGCAGGGTGCATGGGTTTAGGTGCTGCCgtgaaaataaaagaaagttTTCCTGATGCCGAA gTGGTGATATTCTCTAAGGAGTTCTCTCCCGACACGACGGGTGATGGCTCGGGAGGGCTGTGGTGTCCGTATCTCTGTGGCAGCACACCAATTGAGAAGCTTAG TGCATGGGGCGGTGAGACCTACAAACTGTACCACAAGCTATGGCTGGAAGGAGGTTGCAATATTTGCCTGCTGCCGTTCTACTCGCTCCGACACAACATCAGCAAAGACCCCAACTTCCAAGAGACTCCCTTTTGGGCTAAAGACGTGTTTGGATTCAACCTTCTGAGTCCTAAGCAGTTGAAATATTTCAATGACTTGTATTCTTCCGATTATGT GCAAGGCTACACATTCACGTCATTCATAGTGCCGCCGCCGATAATCTTACCATTCCTTACCAAGAGGTTCCTAAAGGCCGGCGGCCGATTGGTCCGCGCCACTGTGACGTCACTCGACCACGCCATGTTGGATCCCTATGACGTCATCGTCAACTGCACCGGATTAAACGCTAGGACTGTCGTGCCCGATGATAAAGTGTTTCCTATACGAGGGCAGATTCTAAAG GTGGACGCCCCTTGGCTCCATCACGCCATCATTGATGCAGACGGTGACCACTACATCTTGCcgaa TTATAAAAGCACCGTTATGGGTGGGACTCATCAAGAACATAACTACAGTACTAAAGTAAATGATGAAGATACAGCTTTCATACAAAATGGCTGCTATAAAATTGTACCAGCTTTGAAG aaTGCTAAAATATTGGAAAACTGGGCCGGTTTGCGGCCGGGCCGAGACACGGTGAGATTGGAAGCTGAACACAGAAATGGAAAGCTTTATATTCACAACTATGGACACG GTGGCAGTGGATTGACCTTATTTTGGGGCTGTGCTACAGATGTAGTGAAGATTTTGGagcaaaacttaaaaaacGCAAAAAGCACTGTGATATCTAAACTTTAA
- the LOC105398390 gene encoding omega-amidase NIT2 isoform X1: MFVMILFCQITARCEEDFVFVAILIMLRALRIALVQLAVGSDKKKNIAEAVKQIHAAKQQGAQLVALPECFNSPYGTKYFNDYAEEVPGGETSLALSRAAAEAGVCVVGGTLPERCGDRLYNTCTVWDGCGKLLAQHRKMHLFDIDIPGKITFKESEALSPGDQFTTFDYEGVKIGIGICYDLRFSEMSHVLASKGCSLIIYPAAFNMTTGPKHWELLARARANDHQLYVALVSPARDTEASYVAWGHSTLVDPWGEVVGKLDENSGVLVCDVDLNKVEEVRNQIPIRSQRRTDLYDTITK, translated from the exons CTCTGAGGATTGCACTGGTGCAGCTAGCTGTGGGTTCagataagaagaagaacatTGCGGAAGCCGTGAAGCAGATCCACGCAGCCAAGCAGCAGGGTGCCCAGCTCGTGGCCCTGCCCGAGTGCTTCAACTCTCCATATGGCACAA AGTACTTCAATGACTATGCAGAGGAGGTCCCCGGTGGTGAGACAAGCCTGGCACTCTCACGGGCTGCAGCGGAGGCGGGTGTGTGTGTAGTGGGAGGCACCCTGCCTGAGAGATGTGGGGACCGCCTGTATAACACATGCACTGTGTGGGATGGCTGTGGAAAACTACTTGCTCAGCATAGAAAG ATGCACCTGTTCGACATCGACATTCCTGGGAAGATCACATTCAAGGAGTCGGAGGCCCTGTCTCCGGGGGACCAGTTCACCACATTCGACTATGAAGGTGTGAAGATCGGCATTGGCATTTGCTACGATCTGCGCTTCTCTGAGATGTCTCATGTGCTGGCTAGCAAAG GTTGCTCCTTAATCATCTACCCGGCAGCGTTCAACATGACGACCGGGCCCAAGCACTGGGAGCTGCTAGCGAGGGCGCGCGCGAACGACCACCAGCTATACGTGGCCCTCGTGAGTCCGGCCAGAGATACTGAAGCTTCGTACGTAGCCTGGGGCCACAGTACGCTGGTTGACCCGTGGGGGGAAGTAGTGGGGAAGCTGGATGAGAATAGCGGGGTGCTGGTGTGTGATGTTG ATTTGAACAAAGTGGAAGAAGTGAGAAACCAAATACCGATACGGTCGCAAAGAAGAACTGACCTGTACGATACTATTACGAAGTAA